The Quadrisphaera sp. DSM 44207 genome window below encodes:
- the ftsZ gene encoding cell division protein FtsZ has protein sequence MTAPQNYLAVIKVVGVGGGGVNAVNRMIEVGLKGVEFIAVNTDAQALLMSDADVKLDVGRELTRGLGAGADPEVGRKAAEDHAEEIEEVLRGADMVFVTAGEGGGTGTGGAPVVARIARGLGALTIGVVTRPFTFEGRRRATSAESGISELRDQVDTLIVIPNDRLLSISDRNVSVLDAFKSADQVLLSGVQGITDLITTPGLINLDFADVKSVMSNAGSALMGIGSARGEDRSVQAAELAISSPLLEASIDGAHGVLLSIQGGSDLGLFEINEAARMVQEAAHPEANIIFGAVIDDALGDEVRVTVIAAGFDGGSPQARRDERRAAGPAPTPVELPASPPPVAARPASQAQPVGAAGGARERGGYEYGQYAAPERVDWRTAGAEPVPSALDDGAPSPSPAPGYLPGQYPSEVQLPAEREPVRTRYGRAVDGDDLDVPDFLK, from the coding sequence GTGACAGCACCGCAGAACTACCTGGCGGTCATCAAGGTGGTCGGCGTCGGCGGTGGTGGCGTCAACGCCGTCAACCGGATGATCGAGGTCGGCCTGAAGGGCGTCGAGTTCATCGCCGTGAACACCGACGCCCAGGCGCTGCTCATGAGCGACGCGGACGTCAAGCTCGACGTCGGCCGGGAGCTGACCCGCGGTCTCGGCGCCGGTGCCGACCCGGAGGTGGGGCGCAAGGCCGCCGAGGACCACGCCGAGGAGATCGAGGAGGTCCTGCGCGGGGCGGACATGGTCTTCGTCACCGCCGGCGAGGGCGGCGGCACCGGCACGGGCGGGGCGCCGGTCGTCGCGCGCATCGCGCGCGGCCTGGGCGCCCTGACGATCGGCGTGGTCACCCGCCCGTTCACCTTCGAGGGGCGCCGGCGCGCCACCAGCGCCGAGTCGGGCATCTCCGAGCTGCGCGACCAGGTGGACACCCTCATCGTCATCCCCAACGACCGCCTGCTCTCGATCAGCGACCGCAACGTCAGCGTCCTGGACGCGTTCAAGTCCGCCGACCAGGTGCTGCTCTCCGGCGTCCAGGGCATCACCGACCTGATCACCACGCCGGGCCTGATCAACCTCGACTTCGCCGACGTGAAGTCCGTGATGAGCAACGCCGGCAGCGCCCTGATGGGCATCGGCTCCGCGCGCGGGGAGGACCGCTCGGTGCAGGCCGCGGAGCTGGCGATCTCCTCGCCGCTGCTGGAGGCCAGCATCGACGGCGCCCACGGGGTGCTGCTGTCGATCCAGGGCGGGTCCGACCTCGGCCTGTTCGAGATCAACGAGGCCGCGCGGATGGTGCAGGAGGCCGCGCACCCCGAGGCGAACATCATCTTCGGCGCCGTCATCGACGACGCCCTGGGCGACGAGGTGCGGGTCACCGTGATCGCCGCCGGCTTCGACGGCGGCTCTCCCCAGGCCCGTCGCGACGAGCGGCGCGCCGCGGGCCCGGCGCCGACGCCCGTGGAGCTGCCCGCCTCCCCGCCGCCGGTCGCCGCCCGCCCGGCGAGCCAGGCGCAGCCGGTCGGGGCGGCCGGCGGCGCCCGCGAGCGCGGCGGCTACGAGTACGGGCAGTACGCGGCGCCCGAGCGCGTCGACTGGCGCACCGCGGGCGCCGAGCCCGTGCCGTCCGCCCTCGACGACGGCGCCCCGAGCCCCTCGCCCGCCCCCGGCTACCTGCCGGGCCAGTACCCCTCGGAGGTGCAGCTGCCTGCCGAGCGCGAGCCGGTGCGCACCCGCTACGGGCGCGCCGTGGACGGGGACGACCTGGACGTCCCCGACTTCCTCAAGTAG
- a CDS encoding YggT family protein, whose product MSAVLSLLYFVVLAFFVLLIGRLVLEWVQVFARDWRPRGVALVIAEVVYTVTDPPLRALRRVIRPIRIGSVQLDLAFLVLALGCSLLMSVLGSAARSAAA is encoded by the coding sequence GTGAGCGCCGTCCTCTCCCTGCTGTACTTCGTCGTCCTGGCCTTCTTCGTCCTGCTGATCGGCCGCCTGGTGCTGGAGTGGGTGCAGGTCTTCGCCCGCGACTGGCGCCCGCGCGGCGTGGCGCTCGTGATCGCGGAGGTCGTCTACACCGTCACCGACCCGCCGCTGAGGGCGCTGCGCCGGGTGATCCGGCCGATCCGCATCGGCAGCGTCCAGCTCGACCTCGCCTTCCTCGTCCTCGCCCTGGGCTGCTCCCTCCTCATGAGCGTGCTGGGCAGCGCGGCCCGGAGCGCGGCCGCCTGA
- a CDS encoding DivIVA domain-containing protein, giving the protein MALTPEDVVNKRFQPTKFREGYDQDEVDDFLDEVVGELRRLTTENEQLQQKLVACERRVTELGRAGAAAAVPAQERPPVVERQAPPVVAAVPASAAAPASGPEAATGMLALAQKLHDDFVRSGEEQRDKIVGEAKDHATRLVREAEEKQRQTLGSLEQERSLLERKIDELRAFERDYRNRMKSYLESQLRDLESRGAALPGRPAQPAAQEAAYPFGGGAG; this is encoded by the coding sequence ATGGCGTTGACGCCTGAAGACGTGGTCAACAAGCGCTTCCAGCCCACCAAGTTCCGCGAGGGCTACGACCAGGACGAGGTCGACGACTTCCTCGACGAGGTGGTCGGGGAGCTGCGTCGCCTGACGACCGAGAACGAGCAGCTGCAGCAGAAGCTCGTCGCGTGCGAGCGCCGCGTCACCGAGCTCGGCCGCGCCGGCGCCGCGGCCGCCGTGCCCGCCCAGGAGCGGCCGCCCGTGGTCGAGCGCCAGGCCCCGCCCGTCGTGGCCGCCGTGCCCGCGTCCGCGGCGGCGCCCGCCAGCGGGCCCGAGGCCGCCACCGGCATGCTCGCCCTGGCGCAGAAGCTGCATGACGACTTCGTGCGCAGCGGCGAGGAGCAGCGCGACAAGATCGTCGGCGAGGCGAAGGACCACGCGACGCGCCTGGTGCGCGAGGCGGAGGAGAAGCAGCGCCAGACCCTCGGCAGCCTGGAGCAGGAGCGCTCGCTGCTGGAGCGCAAGATCGACGAGCTGCGGGCCTTCGAGCGCGACTACCGCAACCGCATGAAGTCCTACCTGGAGTCCCAGCTGCGCGACCTGGAGAGCCGGGGCGCGGCGCTGCCGGGCCGCCCGGCGCAGCCGGCCGCGCA
- a CDS encoding cell division protein SepF: MAGALRKTMVYLGLAEDDPRYQELHDVPDGEWVEVDEQVEVVEQRHAEVTPITRDRPVARLVSGPATTDLRRITTIHPRTYNEAKSIGESFRGGVPVIMNLTDMSDADAKRLVDFSAGLVFGLHGSIERVTNKVFLLSPAHVEVTGEAPVASATLFNQS; the protein is encoded by the coding sequence ATGGCTGGGGCGCTGCGCAAGACGATGGTGTACCTGGGGCTGGCCGAGGACGACCCTCGCTACCAGGAGCTGCACGACGTCCCGGACGGGGAGTGGGTCGAGGTGGACGAGCAGGTCGAGGTCGTCGAGCAGCGCCACGCCGAGGTCACCCCGATCACCCGCGACCGGCCGGTGGCGCGCCTGGTCAGCGGCCCGGCCACGACGGACCTGCGGCGGATCACCACGATCCACCCCCGCACGTACAACGAGGCCAAGAGCATCGGCGAGAGCTTCCGCGGCGGCGTGCCCGTGATCATGAACCTGACCGACATGTCGGACGCCGACGCCAAGCGCCTCGTCGACTTCTCCGCCGGCCTGGTCTTCGGCCTGCACGGGTCCATCGAGCGCGTGACGAACAAGGTCTTCCTGCTCTCCCCGGCCCACGTGGAGGTCACCGGCGAGGCGCCGGTCGCCTCCGCGACGCTGTTCAACCAGTCCTGA
- a CDS encoding polyphenol oxidase family protein: MVLTTRRQLDGACGRALVALTGRWGGASSGGRLNLGDHVGDDPAAVAANRARVAAALDLPASRVLYARQVHGAAVAVADGPWPGPPPEADAVVTDRPGLALGVLVADCVPVLLADADAGVVGVAHAGRRGMDAGVVAAAVRAVRDLGGRAPRALLGPSICARCYGVPAQLRDEVAARSPVAASVTWRGEPSLDVAAGVLAQLAALGVPAEQLPGCTAESPDLSSARRDGAGAARTAGLVRWEPRA; the protein is encoded by the coding sequence GTGGTCCTCACCACCCGGCGTCAGCTGGACGGCGCCTGCGGGCGCGCCCTGGTGGCGCTGACCGGGCGCTGGGGCGGCGCCAGCAGCGGGGGCCGGCTGAACCTCGGCGACCACGTCGGGGACGACCCGGCCGCCGTCGCCGCCAACCGGGCGCGCGTGGCCGCAGCGCTCGACCTGCCCGCCTCCCGCGTGCTGTACGCGCGGCAGGTGCACGGAGCCGCGGTGGCCGTCGCCGACGGCCCGTGGCCGGGGCCGCCGCCGGAGGCCGACGCCGTCGTGACCGACCGGCCGGGCCTCGCCCTCGGCGTGCTCGTCGCCGACTGCGTGCCCGTGCTGCTGGCCGACGCGGACGCCGGCGTGGTCGGCGTCGCCCACGCCGGCCGGCGCGGCATGGACGCCGGGGTGGTCGCCGCGGCGGTGCGGGCCGTGCGCGACCTCGGCGGCCGCGCCCCGCGCGCCCTGCTCGGGCCGTCGATCTGCGCCCGCTGCTACGGCGTGCCCGCGCAGCTGCGCGACGAGGTGGCCGCGCGCTCCCCGGTGGCGGCCTCGGTGACCTGGCGCGGCGAGCCCTCCCTCGACGTCGCGGCCGGGGTCCTGGCGCAGCTGGCCGCGCTCGGGGTGCCCGCCGAGCAGCTGCCCGGGTGCACGGCCGAGAGCCCCGACCTCTCCTCGGCGCGCCGGGACGGTGCGGGCGCGGCCCGCACCGCCGGGCTGGTGCGCTGGGAGCCGCGCGCGTGA
- a CDS encoding YggS family pyridoxal phosphate-dependent enzyme, with the protein MSERRAELAAGLGAVRERLAAAATAAGRDPRRVVLVVVTKTFPASDVRLLAGLGVADAGESREPEASAKAAACADLPLRWHQVGRVQTNKAAAVAAWADVVHSVDRSRLAGALSRAAARTGRELGCFVQVSLDGDPARGGVAAQDLPALVDEVAAAPGLRLEGLMAVAPTGEDPARAFERLARLGERVRADHPGAGGLSAGMSEDLEAAVAVGATHVRVGRAVLGSRPAVQ; encoded by the coding sequence GTGAGCGAGCGGCGCGCCGAGCTGGCCGCCGGCCTGGGCGCCGTCCGCGAGCGCCTGGCGGCCGCCGCGACCGCCGCCGGCCGCGACCCGCGGCGGGTGGTCCTCGTCGTCGTCACGAAGACCTTCCCCGCCTCGGACGTGCGCCTGCTCGCCGGGCTCGGGGTCGCGGACGCGGGGGAGAGCCGCGAGCCGGAGGCGTCCGCCAAGGCCGCCGCGTGCGCGGACCTGCCCCTGCGCTGGCACCAGGTGGGCCGGGTGCAGACGAACAAGGCGGCCGCCGTCGCCGCGTGGGCCGACGTCGTGCACTCGGTCGACCGCTCCCGGCTGGCCGGCGCCCTCTCGCGCGCGGCCGCGCGGACCGGGCGCGAGCTCGGCTGCTTCGTGCAGGTCAGCCTGGACGGCGACCCGGCCCGCGGCGGCGTCGCGGCGCAGGACCTGCCCGCCCTGGTCGACGAGGTCGCCGCCGCGCCGGGGCTGCGCCTGGAGGGCCTCATGGCGGTCGCGCCGACAGGGGAGGACCCGGCGCGCGCCTTCGAGCGGCTGGCCCGCCTGGGCGAGCGCGTGCGCGCGGACCACCCCGGCGCGGGGGGGCTGAGCGCGGGCATGAGCGAGGACCTGGAGGCCGCGGTGGCGGTCGGCGCGACACACGTCAGGGTCGGGCGCGCCGTCCTGGGCAGCCGCCCGGCCGTGCAGTAG